The Molothrus ater isolate BHLD 08-10-18 breed brown headed cowbird chromosome 2, BPBGC_Mater_1.1, whole genome shotgun sequence DNA segment GTAGGAATGTTACTTTGTTCTCAGTAAATTGTTCCCACTTTGGGCCTCATATACAGGAAAATCAAATAAGCGGGTAAAGCTCAGATATGGTTGTCTTTCAAATTTTAGTTTTTGATACAAAGATAGAACAGAATTTTGTAACTGTTGGAACCTCTGGGAATTTGCTTCAGTCATGCACTTTTCTAGAATGTATTTTCTGGTTTAGATTCTCCCACTTCATAATTCCAGTGCTGTTTTTTCATAAGTATGTAAAAATAAAGTGTTACTTTCATGTTCCCTTGAGTAACttaaaaactacatttttgAAGTAACTGACTAGTATAGTTATGTAACGCACATTCTGTATACAGGAAGCTGTAGGCATGTAGCTTTGAAATACACAGTAGTCATTGAGTTAGGCTTTGTGATCCTTAGTAAGTTGTGTCTGCTCCACTCTTGAATATTTCTGGTaaagaatgttaaaaaaagaaaacataagaatgttttttagtttaaattagtttgtttgtttgttttattcttttaggCTTTTTAAATCTGAAACTTATACACAATGTCTTGTAAACATgtctcaattatttttttacaatcTGCAGTGTTGTGATGACAAAAGTATGCTcattttttagagaaaaaagcTCCTAGTTTTTGAGATTACAAGGACCTAAAATGAAATCTAAGTGTAATGAAACTTTGATTGACAGTAACAAAAACTATTAAGATTTTAAATctagcttttaattttaataagtTAATGAATAACTATTAACTTATTGTCTTAGAAATTCAACAAAAACTTGAAGCATGAAAGTATTAATAGGAAGTAAATCCAATTGACAATTCTTACCATGTCCAGATTAGAAGCTCAGTCTATCTTTTACTTTGAAAGATTTTACTCTGTTGAGAAATGGACTCCAGAAATAATCAATTTTCCCACAAaatcagtaaatattttactgcCAAATAAACTTTCAGAATTTTTCCAGATGCATAAAGATGTCAGCTGCTTCTCACCCTGTTGTCACACTCATCATTGTACTTAATATTTCTctatttcaagaaataaaatatcaacAATATAAATTTTCCAGTATTGTATTCATAACTTGGATTGATGAGTCTGGAATTGAGAAGATGAGGATACACTGTTCTCTAAACCAGACATATTTGTTTATAAATAAGGACCAATGCAGGATGCAGATCGGTGAGGCCCAGCACTGTTCTGGACTGTGCTCATTACAGCATCAGACAAAGATATGGATGAAGATGGGTGACACATTTTCAGTCTATAAAGCAGAACAGTCTAAATTCAGTATCAAACTGTGGCATGCTGGTGAGATAGAAGCTGAGACAGTGAAACAGCTGCAGAGAGTTGGATTTTTAACAGAGTTCTGCTAGGTGGACTGCTCTACTTGACTAACCTGTCCTCGGCACATCGGCTACTGTCACCTTTTGATCCCATATATGTGACTACATATAAGAAGTGGGCAGCTAAATGCAGCAATAATCCTTGGATGAAGACAGCCTTGTTGTCTGGAGTGCTCCTCTAGAATAGGGTTGGAGGCTGTATAATTTTCTCCTTGTTGAAGTGGTTGCAACTAATTGGTATAGTTATAATTTATAACCCTTCACTGCAGCCTGAAAGATACTTGTAACAATGTAAGACATCTTTGCTGCGATGTACTGGTGCCTCTGTTGGGTTTCATGCTGCAACCCCCTCCACACAGTCAGGTACTGCTGTAACCAGAGAGCCACTGAGCTTTCTGTCACTCTAGACAAGAATATAAACAATTGGACACAAGATGGCTTGCTTAATGCAGCTGGCTATCTCACACCCCTAAGGAAAAGCATAGGCAAATCTTATGTATGTAAAGGTTTAGAGTTAATTATGAAATCTTTCTCATTTGCACATTCAGGAAGAACATCGATAATTTCTCACTATCATTTCCAGATCCACTATCATTTCCAGATGTAATTTTGTTCCTAGATATAAGgtgagctggcaggagctgggactaGCCAGATACTATCAGAACTGCTCAACTTCCTGCACAGCTACACAGGCTAATCAGGCAGAAGTGATCAAAGCAGCAAGATGTTGCCACCACTTCTTATTGTTTCAATAAGCATTGTAGCTGTTGAAGTTGTTGTTGGATTTATTGGAAATGGATTTATTACAACTGTTAATACAATTAATTGgatcaaaagcaaaaaaacatcTTCTGCTGATATGATCCTGATATTTCTGAGCACATCAAGATTTATCTTGCAGGTGACAGTCCTGATGCACATCCACAGTCTCTACTTTGCTGATGTGTTTAAGTTGGCTTCAGTGTACAAGGACTTTGGTGCTGTGTGGATGTTTGTAAACCATAGCAGCTTGTGGTTCAGTACCTGGCTCTATGTACTGTACTGTGTAAAAATAATCAATACCActcactggctgctgctgcaaatcAAGTGCAGAATAGCTGGGATGGTCCCATGGCTTCTTTTTGGATCGCTGGTGATCTCCTCTATGACTTCTCTTCCTTTACTATGGATTACACCCAGCACTTACCTATGCAGCTCAACAGGgaactgcagagaaaacagcacAGCTCATGTCATGGACTGGGATAGTTCATCTCTCTACTTGCTGGTTCTTTACTTTGTAGGTTGCTTTTTCCCTCTAGTACTCTCCGTGGTGACCTCAGCTCTGTTAATTACTTCTCTGTGGAAACACAGAAAGACAATGCAATGTTATGCAGATACTTTCACGGATACTATGATAGACGTTCACCTAAATGCTATTAAATccattatttctttcttaatcCTGTATCTTTCCAGTTTTGTAGCTCAAATTCTGTTGATACTCTCGACATCTCAAAGTAAAGATGTGGTGAAAGTTGCAGTATCCTTAGTTGTAGCTGGGGCATATCCTTCCATGCACTCAATTATCCTGATCATAGTCAATTCAAAACTGAAATTGGCGTTTAGGAACCTTTGCCTGCATTTTAAGTGTCATTTGGAAGATAAGCCTCCAAGCCCCAGGCTTGAGAGAAACACTCTCCAGTAAGATATATGAAATCAATTATTTTACTGTCTAAAACAATATGATTTATCAATCATATTGTTTTactgtcttttttcttaaatggaAACTTTCATCCTCCAGAGATTTCTGTGACTAGTCCTCCTTGACATTTCAGTGCATCTGAAATAAAGTGAATTTTTGCCTTACTTGTGCACCAATCCAGATTCTTCCTTTCTGCTCAATATAGAGTGAGAATAAAAATGTACTGAATGGAAACAATGTACTTAAGTAAGAAATCAGTTTTAGGTTGCTTTGTGATTTCAGATTAAACTTTCAGTCTTAAACTTTCAGTCATAAACTTTCAGTTTAAGACTGAAAGTTTTATGACCTGTTTGAGTTGAAGAAAATGGGGACTAAGACAAGAATGTACAGAGCTCACAAGTATCAGCTCTcagtaaaggattttttttacctGAGAAGGTTGAAATTTGACTAAAAACATGTTGTACAAGTTGGTGGTGCTACATGGAAAAAGATCGTGCTTTTAgactggaaaagctggaaaagctaACTGGATTATAACCTGAGGGAAAATTAAGATTTGGAAGGACACAGTCATTTAATATAATCAAATTGCATTCTGAATGAGGTTTATTTGTGTTAGGATTCCAGTATGCCTGTAACAATGTTAAATACCTATTTATAAATTGATACTTTTGTTTGAAATATATGttatgtttatttgtttggttttcttgaAAGTGGATTACCAAGATAATGATTACAATGTAAGGTGATGTAGGTACATAGAGCTACCTGTAGAAAATCTTGCTCTTGTTGACTTGACCATTCTGATCATAGATTTGCCTTTATTGTCATGGTTTGCTATTGCTTTGAGCAATATTGCTATGAGTTGTTTCTAaggctgttttcttttaaaattttatgttaCTATGAAGTTTCACATGAAGTTGGTGAAATATATTTAGCAAGTCCGCTCGTGTTTTATCAAATAATGTGTTTGATAAATCTGTTCTAAAGTTCTCAGCTTATAAATTACTGTGGTGAGAGTTTCAATCCCACCTATAAAATTAATGAGCAGAATGACACACTTATTCTTGGAGCGTTCTCAGTTTTTGAAACATCAGAGTAATAAGTTTataaaattctttgaaaaaaaaattactgtttaacATTATTAGATAAAGAGTGAATATAATGGTTTTAATTGGTACcttaaaaatttttgaaaattatctATGTGTTAATAGGATACATAGGAGGATGTCTGTGTGATATGAAACAATATGATTATTAGCATGTGTAAACCACAGGTTCAGACTGCAGAGCATAAGGGAGAGTCATTAATCTCACAAACACAGCATTTGGAGGCACAGTACGTTGTACTGTAAAACTAAAGCTTCTTTAACGTCCACTGTGGTGGACTGCTGTAGTGCTGAATCAAGAGAGACACAGAAGTCCCTCGGGGGAAGCAGGTAGGAACCATAATGCTCATGTCAGAGCagcactctgctctgctctgctctacAGCTGCAAGCCCTGCCAACATGCACCAAGGTTAGAGCAGCTACACAGCGACAGCTCTTCCAGCTGGCAACACTGTGGAAAGAAAGTGTTCTGTAAGAAATGAGTTTGTCTGAGACTGTTTTATTGCGGGGTGATTGGTAGGGGTATTTGGCTTTCTGAAGCTGATAATTTCCCCAGTGAGCTCATTTCTCTTCAGGTATTTCCAATCCCGTTTCTAAAGACAGTCTGAAGTAAAGGGATCAGAGCCAAAGATGATAATAACAGCCCTTGCTCAGCTTCTTCACCTTCAAGAGAGGGAGATCTGAGGCAGGCACAATCATTAATAATATCCTCTAGTGCTtccaggggaagaggaggaCAAAGCTCAAGGACTTGACGTCTTTATGTTGTATTGATGAAAGTTTTGTTACACACAGCATAGAGTGAGATAGATGGGTACataaattagaattttaaatgACTGGATTGGTAAATAAATTATTAGTTTTGTCCTTTTCCATTCCATTCTTCCCTCAAgcttcaatttattttcatgactTCTTCCACAGTATATACGgatttccatttgttttttgATCTTACCCTGCTCTTTGGATTTCATCTTACCCCATCCTAAAATAATCTTCTGTATTCTCTTCGGATCTAGCCTGCTCTTTCaggtacatttttaaaaagcttactcattattattttacaaaaaaaaatcattcacaAAATTACAGTAGACTTGTTTCTATATGTAGTTTATTTCAGAATGCAGATCAATAAACCCAATTAATACTTTGTCAATTATTATTTGTGCCCCCAAAACTCATAAGAAGAACGTCATTGAGATTTCATTGTCTAAGAAGTGTTTATATGATGATTGAAAATAAGACTGAGCTCACCAGtcttattttctccttccattTCTCCTGGAACTTTTCAAGTTACATGAAGTAGGAATAACATGAATAGGAGAATACTGTCTGCAGTTTCTATAAGGCCAGAAATTGTGGCAGCTCCAAGATCATTGTGAGTATGAAGAAAATTAGTGATTAGTGCAGTTTTTCATACCCACTGCATGAAAAACCAAACCTTGTCTTCATTGTcttctccaattttttttttttttagtgccactgttctttctttttctgggtCAGAATTCATCACAATTTTGTGTCCAGAAAAGCCAGTATTTGGCTGGGCAGAAATTGATTGCAATCTTAGTAGCATGTTCATGAAGCTGGTAAGTTTCTCACTATCAGTCTCAGTATGAGAATCAGAAAGATTCTCATGAATCCACAGACATTCTGAGTTTCAATTGATGAAACTTGCTTTGTCATGTCTTTCCTTTTGCCTGCATTATTCAGAGGCTCTACCTGACCAAATCAGTAGCGGGGTGCTGGATATGAACTCTGCTATCCCTAACATACTGCCTCTCCTCTGCTAGCCATGCACTCATCCTTTCCTCTCTGCTAGGTACAcaagccagcactgccagctccatgGATCCCAGAACAGATGTTCTTATAAATGCCACTAAAACTCCAATCTTCACTTTTGCTGGTTTTCTAGCGGTAATCAGGAAGCTTTTCACCTTCTTTGCATCTGACAGCACAATGGTGCTAATTTATTCTGAATAATTTTGGGTAatatgaaaagtaaaataagtGTCAATGGAAATGCCACACTGTACCTATCTTTTCTTGAAATATGAGTTCCCACCTTTAGGCAAGGTCTGGAGAAAAGTTTTCCTTCCTGTAAGAGTTATAATAGGATTATAACCTGGGATTATTTTTATCcctatttatttattgtctTCCCTATCATAATACTCAGCCTTCATTTCATTAATATCACAAGGACAGTTTCTCCAATGTTACAAAACACTTCTGAAGGCTAATCCCCCTTCCCCTCAATATTTCTTATCCTGTTTGTTCCTCATTTGAGGACATCTGGGTGGGAGGTCATTGAAGCTTAGTTAGAtgtataaaaaatgttttatataaatCTTCATAGAGACATGGGTTTTAaggcttatttaaaaaaaatctttataaatTAATGTGAAAATGGCTTTAAATAATTATGTTAAATATATGAATTAGGCTCATGTTACTATCACTTCTaagatttattaatttcaaattgC contains these protein-coding regions:
- the LOC118690000 gene encoding taste receptor type 2 member 40-like — its product is MLPPLLIVSISIVAVEVVVGFIGNGFITTVNTINWIKSKKTSSADMILIFLSTSRFILQVTVLMHIHSLYFADVFKLASVYKDFGAVWMFVNHSSLWFSTWLYVLYCVKIINTTHWLLLQIKCRIAGMVPWLLFGSLVISSMTSLPLLWITPSTYLCSSTGNCRENSTAHVMDWDSSSLYLLVLYFVGCFFPLVLSVVTSALLITSLWKHRKTMQCYADTFTDTMIDVHLNAIKSIISFLILYLSSFVAQILLILSTSQSKDVVKVAVSLVVAGAYPSMHSIILIIVNSKLKLAFRNLCLHFKCHLEDKPPSPRLERNTLQ